One genomic region from Metallosphaera tengchongensis encodes:
- a CDS encoding phenylalanine--tRNA ligase subunit alpha — MLSDSELKIISFLKSKKVATSDEISKETGLPLSTVFSNLALLESKGIVKVISDKKIQYISLTSEGESRLRDGMPEDKLLRLLNGNVGNLQELRSKMGSDFEIALGWAKRKGLVELNGEEIKPLVKDYSSPENTLLLKLRNGDSLNENEIQTLMKRKLVERKERRLVEVELTQDAVSKPQELYLTHEMLVSGSWRGKEFKPYNVEALPPFYPIGKSHYFRDFIEKVKDLMISLGFKEVVSDYVEMEFYNFDMLFQPQDHPAREIHDSFIVNGHGSLPNEELVRRVKDTHEKWWKYSWSEENAKRLVLRSQTTAVTARVLSKSPKNARVFTIGKVFRPDSIDATHLVEFHQMDGLVIEDEFTFRDLLSTLRDIFSGLGVKQIKFKPAYFPFTEPSVEVYGFVDPLGWVEMAGAGLLREEVTNPSGVYAPAGAWGIGIDRLAMLFLGVKDIRDLYSTNIEYLRSRRVV, encoded by the coding sequence ATGTTAAGCGATTCAGAGCTAAAGATTATTTCTTTCTTAAAGTCAAAAAAGGTCGCCACATCTGATGAAATATCTAAAGAGACTGGATTACCCCTAAGCACGGTTTTTAGTAATCTGGCACTACTGGAGTCCAAAGGCATTGTTAAAGTAATTTCTGATAAAAAAATACAGTATATATCCCTAACATCTGAGGGGGAGAGCAGGCTAAGGGACGGAATGCCTGAGGACAAATTGTTAAGGCTCTTGAACGGGAATGTGGGAAACTTACAAGAGTTAAGGTCTAAGATGGGTTCGGACTTCGAGATCGCTCTGGGCTGGGCTAAGAGAAAGGGGTTGGTTGAGCTTAACGGAGAAGAAATCAAGCCTCTTGTTAAGGATTATTCGTCGCCTGAGAATACGTTGCTCTTAAAACTCAGAAATGGAGACTCACTGAACGAAAATGAAATTCAAACGCTAATGAAAAGGAAATTAGTTGAACGCAAAGAGCGTCGACTAGTTGAGGTCGAGCTTACCCAAGATGCAGTATCGAAACCACAAGAGCTGTATCTTACCCATGAGATGCTTGTAAGTGGATCATGGAGAGGTAAGGAGTTTAAACCGTATAACGTTGAGGCATTGCCACCTTTCTATCCTATAGGAAAATCCCATTATTTTAGAGATTTTATTGAAAAAGTGAAAGATCTTATGATAAGTCTAGGATTTAAGGAAGTGGTCAGCGATTACGTGGAAATGGAGTTCTACAATTTTGACATGCTATTCCAGCCACAAGATCACCCAGCAAGGGAAATACATGACTCGTTTATTGTTAATGGACACGGAAGCCTTCCCAATGAAGAGTTAGTGAGGCGAGTCAAAGATACGCATGAAAAGTGGTGGAAATACTCTTGGAGTGAAGAGAATGCCAAGAGGTTGGTGCTAAGGAGTCAGACCACTGCAGTTACAGCTAGAGTTCTCTCTAAATCCCCAAAGAACGCGAGGGTATTCACAATCGGTAAGGTATTTAGGCCAGACTCTATTGACGCTACTCACCTGGTTGAGTTTCATCAGATGGATGGCCTAGTTATAGAAGATGAGTTTACCTTCAGGGACTTGCTTAGCACCTTACGTGATATTTTTTCAGGACTTGGAGTAAAGCAGATTAAGTTTAAGCCAGCTTACTTCCCATTCACAGAGCCCAGCGTAGAGGTATACGGTTTTGTAGACCCGTTGGGTTGGGTAGAAATGGCCGGAGCAGGTCTTCTTAGGGAAGAGGTGACCAATCCTTCAGGGGTCTATGCGCCAGCTGGTGCGTGGGGTATTGGAATAGACAGGTTAGCTATGCTTTTCCTTGGAGTTAAAGACATTAGGGATCTCTACTCGACAAATATTGAGTATCTGAGATCTAGGAGGGTAGTCTAA
- the map gene encoding type II methionyl aminopeptidase encodes MTEEELKLIIRAGQIAAKARDAGAKMIRPSEKVINVCETVEKIIIDEGAKPAFPCNLSINNEAAHYSPVIGDEKVIPENAVVKLDIGAHIDGYITDTAVTVYLDEKMEKLAMAAKDALTAAIANFRSGVQLSEIGKVIEKTIKMYGFKPVRNLGGHLVRRYELHAGIFVPNVYERIPGKITSGYTYAIEPFATDGGGEVVEGKDVTIYALRSRTSKGLTEIEKKFIEEIDKRFKTLPFSERWLKDLGSKEEVEVTLKTLSKRGVLHSYPVLMEVKKGMVSQFEHTVYVSEKETTVLT; translated from the coding sequence ATGACTGAGGAAGAACTTAAACTGATAATAAGGGCCGGACAGATAGCTGCTAAAGCAAGAGATGCTGGAGCCAAGATGATAAGACCCTCTGAAAAGGTCATAAATGTCTGTGAGACCGTAGAGAAAATCATCATTGATGAGGGAGCTAAACCTGCGTTCCCTTGTAATCTATCCATTAACAATGAGGCAGCACATTATAGCCCAGTTATAGGAGACGAGAAGGTCATCCCAGAGAACGCCGTTGTGAAACTTGATATAGGAGCTCACATAGATGGTTACATTACAGATACTGCAGTTACGGTTTACTTAGACGAAAAGATGGAAAAACTAGCGATGGCGGCCAAGGACGCTCTAACTGCTGCTATTGCAAATTTCAGATCAGGGGTACAGCTCTCAGAGATAGGTAAGGTAATAGAAAAGACGATAAAGATGTACGGATTCAAACCTGTAAGGAATCTGGGTGGACATTTGGTCCGAAGATATGAGCTTCATGCGGGAATTTTCGTCCCCAACGTTTACGAAAGAATTCCTGGGAAAATAACTAGTGGTTACACCTATGCCATTGAACCTTTTGCAACCGACGGTGGCGGAGAAGTGGTGGAAGGCAAAGATGTTACCATATATGCCCTCAGATCAAGGACGTCGAAAGGCCTTACTGAGATCGAAAAAAAGTTCATAGAAGAAATAGATAAACGTTTTAAAACCCTTCCCTTCTCAGAAAGATGGCTAAAAGATCTAGGGAGCAAGGAGGAAGTGGAAGTAACCCTTAAGACACTTAGCAAAAGAGGAGTTCTTCATTCATATCCTGTCCTAATGGAGGTTAAAAAGGGAATGGTATCTCAGTTTGAGCATACTGTCTACGTTAGCGAAAAGGAAACCACGGTTTTAACATGA
- a CDS encoding HD domain-containing protein, which translates to MKRIFDEVYGTIELDDASVNLIDLPEFQRLRRIRQTSLAYIVYPGATHTRFSHSLGTYYLTNKIGQRLVHEGIINQDELNVVKVASLIHDIGQFPFSHAIEAYYLKQGLGNKEVRDLLLRGSFGDSLSNYGFDPREISDIFSGSSLLTSIIDGDVDVDRMDYLVRDSTHTGIQLGRIDLDRLIFTIMYKEKGISVRDKGIISLENFYLSRLHMYQAVYYHKTILGYELFLTNLYSRLLEECESIEVKDVRETISNQTFPYWDDEWVFGSLYKCYRENPNSDFAERIKDFLDRRGPKVVFDEISYNEKDDSKFREATETLNRVIPEDFLYPYEESITIFDKSRISIISKEVEVTVDRYPTLLQSIPEKLVIRRIYVDRRFVDRAREFM; encoded by the coding sequence ATGAAAAGGATTTTTGATGAGGTTTATGGAACTATTGAGCTTGACGATGCCTCGGTAAACCTAATAGATTTGCCAGAGTTCCAGAGACTGAGAAGAATAAGGCAGACTAGCCTTGCTTATATAGTATACCCTGGGGCTACTCACACCCGATTTAGCCACTCTTTGGGGACCTATTATTTAACCAACAAAATAGGACAAAGACTAGTGCATGAGGGGATAATAAACCAGGACGAATTAAACGTAGTGAAAGTTGCCTCCCTAATCCACGATATAGGTCAGTTTCCCTTTAGTCATGCCATAGAGGCCTACTACTTGAAGCAAGGTTTGGGAAATAAGGAAGTTAGGGACCTGCTACTACGTGGGTCGTTTGGTGACTCACTTTCAAATTATGGATTTGATCCAAGAGAAATATCTGACATTTTTTCCGGATCGAGTTTATTGACATCCATCATAGATGGAGACGTAGACGTCGATAGAATGGATTATTTAGTTAGAGATTCCACTCACACAGGAATACAGCTGGGAAGGATAGATCTAGACAGACTGATTTTCACCATCATGTATAAGGAAAAAGGGATCTCGGTGAGAGATAAAGGGATAATAAGTCTTGAAAATTTTTACCTGTCAAGGTTACATATGTACCAAGCCGTTTATTATCATAAAACTATACTTGGTTACGAATTATTTCTGACGAACCTCTACTCTAGGTTGTTGGAGGAGTGCGAAAGCATAGAAGTCAAAGACGTGAGAGAAACCATTTCCAATCAGACGTTTCCCTATTGGGATGACGAATGGGTCTTTGGATCACTTTACAAATGCTATAGAGAGAACCCCAACAGCGATTTCGCAGAGAGGATAAAGGACTTCTTAGACAGGAGGGGCCCAAAAGTAGTATTCGATGAAATATCCTATAACGAAAAGGATGACAGTAAATTTAGGGAGGCTACAGAAACACTAAACAGAGTAATTCCAGAGGATTTCCTTTATCCGTATGAGGAGTCAATAACTATCTTTGACAAGAGTAGGATCTCAATTATCTCTAAGGAAGTTGAGGTGACAGTTGATAGATACCCTACTCTCTTGCAGTCTATTCCAGAAAAGCTAGTAATCAGAAGGATTTATGTGGATAGAAGATTTGTAGATAGAGCTAGGGAATTCATGTGA
- the rpl7ae gene encoding 50S ribosomal protein L7Ae: MSKPSYVKFEVPPELAEKALEALKKAKETGKIRKGTNEATKAIERGQAKLVLIAEDVQPEEIVAHLPPLCEEKKIPYIYVPSKKGIGEACGLQVGASAAAIVDPGQGKDVLDEVLRRVSEIVGKS; this comes from the coding sequence ATGTCCAAACCATCTTATGTAAAATTTGAGGTACCGCCCGAGTTGGCGGAGAAAGCGCTTGAAGCGTTGAAAAAGGCAAAGGAAACCGGGAAAATTAGGAAAGGAACTAACGAAGCTACCAAAGCAATAGAAAGGGGGCAAGCTAAACTAGTACTGATAGCCGAAGACGTTCAACCGGAGGAGATAGTAGCACATCTACCCCCTCTGTGCGAGGAAAAGAAAATACCATACATCTACGTCCCCTCCAAGAAGGGAATTGGTGAAGCCTGCGGACTCCAGGTTGGAGCCTCAGCAGCCGCCATAGTTGATCCCGGGCAAGGAAAGGATGTATTGGATGAAGTACTAAGAAGAGTTTCAGAAATAGTAGGAAAATCTTGA
- a CDS encoding glutamate--tRNA ligase, translating into MEMDLEETIYKYALANAVKHEGKAQVGPVVSKVFAEHPELKSRAKEIVQLANKIVQQVNSMVPEDQRRELEKKYPELLEERRVEEKKTLPELPNVKGTVVTRFAPNPDGPIHLGNARAAVLSFEYAKMYKGKFILRFDDTDPKIKKPLKEAYNWIEEDLAWLGIKWDYKFSASSRMDRYYEVAKMLIEKGHAYIDTGSDKDFKKWRDNLAKKGDPYKPRNNSVEENLELWEKMLKGAFQEGEAVVRIKTDPNDPDPSQIDWVMLRVINTKKNPHPITGDKYVVWPTYNFATAVDDHDYEISHILRAKEHMSNTEKQKWVYKYLGWNVPEILQFGRLKLEGFMMSKSKIRGMMETGSQRDDPRLPTIAGLRRRGIIPETIRELIIQVGLKVTDATISFMNVASLNRKLLDPVAKRVMFVVPSNSLKLNIPQPMRAVIPLTPSKQEVREITVNPGDEIYLDERDLKEGEGKIVRLMDLCNVKIMGNSLEYVSQDLDSAKKLGANIVQWVKVSESVKVRLLRAEPNSNTEVKEGYGEGYFRRLKDGDIVQLIRYGFARVDKADQDKYEMIFSHE; encoded by the coding sequence GTGGAAATGGATCTAGAAGAAACTATATATAAGTACGCTCTAGCCAATGCTGTAAAACATGAAGGGAAGGCCCAGGTAGGACCTGTTGTCAGCAAAGTTTTTGCAGAGCATCCTGAGCTTAAGTCGAGAGCGAAAGAAATTGTTCAGCTTGCTAACAAAATAGTCCAACAAGTCAACTCCATGGTTCCTGAGGACCAAAGAAGGGAGCTAGAAAAGAAATATCCTGAACTTTTGGAGGAGAGAAGAGTCGAGGAGAAAAAGACCCTTCCAGAACTTCCCAACGTTAAGGGGACGGTCGTTACTAGGTTTGCCCCAAATCCTGATGGCCCAATTCACTTAGGGAACGCAAGGGCTGCAGTCCTCTCCTTCGAATATGCTAAAATGTATAAGGGCAAATTCATATTGAGGTTCGATGACACCGACCCTAAAATAAAGAAACCATTAAAGGAAGCCTACAACTGGATAGAGGAGGATCTTGCATGGTTGGGAATAAAGTGGGATTACAAGTTCTCTGCCTCCAGTAGAATGGATAGATACTATGAAGTAGCTAAGATGCTAATTGAGAAAGGTCACGCCTACATTGACACTGGAAGTGACAAGGACTTTAAGAAGTGGAGAGATAATTTGGCGAAAAAAGGGGACCCATACAAGCCTAGAAATAACTCTGTAGAGGAGAACTTGGAATTATGGGAGAAGATGCTGAAAGGGGCCTTCCAGGAAGGGGAAGCTGTAGTAAGAATAAAGACCGATCCCAATGATCCAGATCCCTCACAAATAGATTGGGTTATGCTTCGAGTGATAAACACAAAGAAGAACCCACATCCCATAACTGGAGATAAATATGTAGTGTGGCCAACTTACAATTTCGCAACAGCAGTGGACGATCATGATTACGAGATTTCCCACATATTGAGGGCGAAAGAGCACATGTCAAATACCGAGAAACAGAAGTGGGTCTATAAATACTTGGGATGGAACGTCCCAGAGATCCTCCAGTTCGGCAGATTGAAGCTAGAGGGATTTATGATGAGCAAGTCGAAGATAAGGGGTATGATGGAGACTGGAAGCCAGAGGGACGATCCAAGACTTCCTACCATTGCGGGACTTAGAAGAAGGGGCATCATTCCTGAGACGATCAGAGAACTGATTATTCAAGTGGGGCTTAAGGTTACAGACGCAACGATTAGCTTCATGAATGTTGCCTCCCTAAACAGGAAGCTTTTAGACCCAGTTGCCAAGAGGGTGATGTTTGTAGTTCCGTCTAACTCACTTAAATTGAACATACCCCAACCCATGAGGGCAGTTATACCGTTAACCCCATCAAAACAGGAAGTCAGAGAGATTACTGTAAATCCTGGAGATGAAATTTACTTAGATGAGAGGGATCTCAAAGAAGGAGAAGGAAAGATTGTCAGATTGATGGATTTGTGTAATGTCAAAATAATGGGTAACTCATTGGAATACGTCAGCCAAGACTTAGACTCGGCCAAGAAGTTGGGAGCCAATATTGTGCAATGGGTTAAGGTAAGCGAGAGTGTCAAAGTCAGACTTTTGAGAGCTGAGCCTAATTCCAATACTGAAGTTAAGGAAGGATACGGTGAGGGTTATTTCAGGAGGCTTAAAGATGGGGATATAGTACAACTAATTAGATACGGCTTCGCTCGGGTTGACAAAGCTGATCAAGATAAGTATGAGATGATATTCTCACATGAGTAA
- a CDS encoding DUF1512 domain-containing protein: MNSLIIALAQTSSQGQSGAALAFSYIFYIFFIALLAISFFPGVQQKTQIMFLSRDVEQKLQMIEGFLKDSRGLTEKLLKDKGFSDPKAFIDRVIDRFVIDPVSVEPTDIINRMKLLMRSNEDAVREMITTVSPNIDPMTRSQIEISAEVVNALNLIYKVIRHYLIMAKKLNSIMIMYQLQMVAPIYVKYAEAYAKAQKVFLQGIPIGDGLGPLVASRFLMKADQKFTVSKDTVAGTLEFEGRKLIIVKAEGPMATVGTPGEGVQNVIERENGRISRIITVDAALKLEGEETGSVAEGMGVAMGDPGPEKIAIERVAVKYGIPIDAVIVKMSMEEAITEMRKEVYQAADKAIEFVKRIILERTKPGSTVVLVGVGNTAGIAQ, translated from the coding sequence ATGAACAGTCTGATAATTGCTCTCGCGCAAACTAGCAGTCAAGGCCAGAGCGGCGCTGCCTTGGCGTTCTCATACATATTCTACATATTTTTCATTGCTTTATTAGCAATATCTTTCTTCCCTGGAGTACAGCAGAAGACTCAAATAATGTTTTTGAGCAGAGATGTGGAACAAAAGCTACAAATGATAGAGGGTTTCCTTAAGGATTCGAGGGGTTTAACAGAGAAGTTATTGAAGGATAAAGGATTTTCAGATCCTAAGGCTTTCATTGATAGAGTTATAGATAGATTTGTTATAGACCCAGTAAGCGTGGAGCCAACTGACATAATAAATCGAATGAAACTTCTAATGAGAAGTAACGAGGACGCTGTTAGAGAGATGATAACTACAGTTTCCCCTAATATCGATCCAATGACGAGAAGTCAGATTGAGATCTCGGCTGAAGTTGTGAACGCTCTAAACTTAATTTACAAAGTCATAAGGCATTATCTAATAATGGCTAAGAAGCTAAACAGTATAATGATAATGTATCAGTTACAGATGGTTGCCCCAATTTACGTTAAGTATGCCGAGGCATATGCTAAGGCACAGAAGGTATTCCTCCAAGGCATACCTATAGGAGACGGCTTAGGTCCACTAGTGGCTTCTAGATTTTTGATGAAGGCTGATCAAAAGTTTACAGTAAGCAAAGACACAGTTGCTGGAACCCTAGAATTCGAGGGAAGAAAGTTAATCATAGTTAAAGCCGAGGGACCTATGGCTACCGTTGGAACGCCCGGGGAGGGTGTTCAGAACGTCATTGAGAGGGAGAATGGCAGGATATCGAGGATTATCACAGTGGACGCTGCACTAAAATTAGAAGGGGAGGAGACGGGAAGCGTTGCGGAGGGTATGGGTGTTGCGATGGGCGACCCTGGACCCGAAAAGATAGCCATAGAGAGAGTAGCAGTAAAGTACGGAATACCTATAGATGCAGTTATAGTCAAGATGAGTATGGAAGAGGCAATCACTGAAATGAGGAAAGAAGTTTACCAGGCAGCGGACAAAGCAATAGAGTTCGTAAAGAGGATAATACTTGAGAGAACCAAACCAGGTAGCACAGTAGTGTTGGTCGGCGTTGGAAATACTGCCGGGATAGCCCAGTGA
- a CDS encoding phosphoglycolate phosphatase, producing MIELILTDLDGTLTMDRGTYLLDTRAIEALRRAERAGIRVALVSGNSYPVLRGLYNYLGITGGIVAENGCFVYYNFQTERVCETIPRSVVEDFRNKFNLRESWQNEFRKSDFGFTPAQITPEIKAWADERGLVVQSSGYALHLAGKPGGKGAGVKRLLELVGVQSEKVGAIGDSRTDIEMFTYAKVKAAVGNADPDLVKEANVKLKLKSGAGFTEFIEMILG from the coding sequence GTGATAGAGCTAATTCTAACAGATCTAGACGGAACCTTAACCATGGATAGGGGCACGTACTTGTTGGACACGAGAGCGATTGAGGCCCTTAGAAGGGCTGAGAGAGCTGGAATAAGGGTCGCATTGGTAAGCGGAAACTCATACCCAGTTCTAAGGGGGCTCTACAACTATTTAGGAATAACAGGAGGGATAGTAGCCGAGAATGGGTGTTTCGTGTATTATAACTTTCAGACTGAAAGGGTGTGCGAAACAATTCCCAGGAGTGTAGTGGAGGATTTTCGCAATAAATTCAATTTAAGGGAAAGTTGGCAGAACGAGTTCAGGAAGTCAGACTTCGGTTTCACTCCAGCTCAAATAACCCCGGAGATTAAGGCCTGGGCTGATGAGAGAGGCCTTGTTGTTCAAAGTAGCGGGTATGCCCTACATTTAGCGGGAAAACCTGGAGGAAAGGGAGCTGGTGTGAAAAGGCTCCTAGAGTTAGTAGGAGTACAAAGTGAGAAAGTTGGTGCAATTGGGGACTCAAGGACCGACATAGAGATGTTTACGTATGCCAAAGTAAAAGCTGCGGTAGGCAACGCTGATCCAGATCTTGTTAAAGAAGCTAACGTAAAGCTCAAATTAAAAAGCGGGGCCGGCTTTACGGAATTCATTGAAATGATTTTGGGATGA
- a CDS encoding metal-dependent hydrolase, translating into MPQLRWLGHAAVEITLMGKRIVIDPLIKNNPLSPVKLGYFQGVNIVGVTHDHYDHLGDTVEILNMNKNAVLYTTFDLAMYVANQFKIPESQIIPANIGGYVEHEGIRLALTKAVHSSEHSDPSGIIVSDGNRTIYHAGDTGLFKDMELIGETFRPDYVLLPIGGRFTMDPVQAIKSVEMLKPKKAAIPIHFNTWDMIKVDPQIFIKGVKERGYEAILLQPGQSIEL; encoded by the coding sequence ATGCCTCAATTAAGATGGCTAGGCCATGCGGCTGTGGAAATTACTTTAATGGGGAAAAGGATTGTGATAGATCCCCTCATTAAGAACAACCCGTTATCTCCAGTAAAGCTTGGTTATTTCCAAGGAGTTAATATCGTCGGTGTAACCCATGACCATTATGATCACCTAGGGGACACAGTGGAGATTCTTAACATGAACAAAAACGCTGTCTTATACACAACCTTTGACTTGGCAATGTATGTTGCAAACCAGTTTAAAATTCCAGAAAGTCAAATAATTCCAGCTAACATAGGTGGGTATGTAGAACACGAGGGTATACGCTTAGCTTTAACTAAGGCTGTACATTCAAGCGAGCATAGTGACCCATCAGGTATTATAGTTTCTGATGGAAATAGAACAATATATCACGCAGGAGATACAGGACTGTTTAAGGATATGGAGCTAATTGGGGAAACTTTCAGACCCGATTACGTACTTTTACCTATTGGAGGGAGGTTTACAATGGATCCTGTCCAGGCCATTAAATCTGTTGAGATGCTAAAGCCCAAGAAAGCGGCAATTCCCATTCACTTCAACACCTGGGATATGATAAAGGTAGATCCACAAATTTTCATAAAAGGAGTTAAAGAGAGGGGTTATGAGGCAATCCTTCTTCAACCAGGCCAGTCCATAGAGTTGTAG